Below is a window of Candidatus Kapaibacterium sp. DNA.
GGTGCTGTAACAGCGCATCCCATTGGTCGGGAGCATATCCCACTTTGAAGGTCCGGAGCGTCTCCGTCGTCAATCCCCGGCTGTAGGCGTACGCACGAGCTGGAGCACCCTCGGGACGAAAGAGCAGCTCATGGTAGAATTCAGCAGCCACCTGCAGCGCCTTGTAGAGCAAGGTCGAGAGATCGTTTCTCTGGGTATCCCTCCCTTCCTCTTCTGGAATCGACAGACCGACCCTTTCGGCTAAAAACCGCACCGCCTCAGGGAAACTCATTCGGTAGTACTCCATGACGAACGTCACGGCATTGCCCCCTTTGCCGCATCCAAAGCACTTGAAGATGCCCCACTCGGGGTGTATGAAGAATGAGGGCGTTTTCTCTTGGTGGAACGGGCAGAGCCCAACGTAGTTCCTGCCTACCCGCTTCAACGAGACCACTTCCCCGACGAGTTCTACGAGGTCTACTCGTTGCCGAAGCTGCTCAATGAGCCACTCAGGGAAGGGCATCGGCCCACCTCATCCCCTCAAGGCGAGCGTAGAGACGAACCCAAGCAGAATCTCGGCACTCATCGAGCAACTCTCGAAGACTCTTGCCCAACAAGGGGTGGCGGAACTCTGAGGCTATCTCCACAGCCGGAACTAACACGAACCGGCGTAGATGCAAGGATGGATGTGGCACCACGAGATGCTCTGCCCGCAGAATAAGCCCTCCGTACAACAGTAGGTCCACGTCCAGCGGACGCACAGGAGAAGGCTCCCGGTGGCGAGTACGCCCTGCCCGACGTTCGATTTCCACGCAGAATGCCCACAGCTCCTCCTCAGGCAGAGATGTCTGAATCCAGACGACCGCATTGCAGAACGGTGGGGTATCTTCTGGCAAAGCCCATGGCTGAGTTTCGTAGAGAGAGGAGCAGCGAACGAGACTCCCTACCTCTTCAAGCTCTGCAAGGGCTGCGTTCAGCAGCTGCAAGCGATTTCCCTGATTGCTCCCCAAGCCCAGCAAGGCATCCATCTATGCGCGCGGATTGTTCCAGCTGTGCCTACTGCTGGGGATCTCTCAACTCCAAGCGCTCTGCCTCCTGCTCTACCTCCACGTACTCCACAGCATATCGGAGCGGCACGTAGAGCTTTCGCACTCGGACCCGAGCCCTCTGGACGGTTGGAAAGTCGCGTAGAAGGGCTGTTAGGATGCGATGGGCGAGTGTCTCCAGAAGATGGTACGCATTCTCGTGGACCACGCGCTGGATACACTCCACCACCTGTTCGTAGTTGAGCGCATAGCGCAGACTATCAGACTGGATAGCTGGCTGAGCGTCGTACCAAAGTTCTGCGTCGACTTGAAACTTGCCTCCTAGCAACCGCTCCGCGTCCCGGGCACCGTGGTAGGCGTAAAATTCAGCACTGTGGATGTAGAGCCGGCAGAGAGCCATCTCGTGGGGAGAAGGAAAGGCCAGGAGGGAGTATGAAAAAAAGAACGGCCCGGCAACTACCTACTCTCCCACCGGGGTAGCCCGGCAGTACCATCGGCGGTGCGGGGCTTAACTTCTCTGTTCGGAATGGGAAGAGGTGTTTCCCCCGCCCTATCGTCACCGGACCGGAGTACTACCTTTTTGGGTAAAGGAGGGGAGCAGAAGAGCGGTCCAAGCTTCAGAGAGAAGCTTCTGAGAGTAGGCGCCCGCAGAACCGCTACGCACCAGACAAGCGCCAGAGCCCAACAGGGATGGCAAGACCTCGGACGATTAGTACTCCTCCGCTAAACGCGTTACCGCGCTTACACGTGGAGCCTATCAACCAGGTCGTCTCCCTGGGTCCTTACCGCCTTA
It encodes the following:
- the folK gene encoding 2-amino-4-hydroxy-6-hydroxymethyldihydropteridine diphosphokinase, which gives rise to MDALLGLGSNQGNRLQLLNAALAELEEVGSLVRCSSLYETQPWALPEDTPPFCNAVVWIQTSLPEEELWAFCVEIERRAGRTRHREPSPVRPLDVDLLLYGGLILRAEHLVVPHPSLHLRRFVLVPAVEIASEFRHPLLGKSLRELLDECRDSAWVRLYARLEGMRWADALP
- the folB gene encoding dihydroneopterin aldolase, coding for MALCRLYIHSAEFYAYHGARDAERLLGGKFQVDAELWYDAQPAIQSDSLRYALNYEQVVECIQRVVHENAYHLLETLAHRILTALLRDFPTVQRARVRVRKLYVPLRYAVEYVEVEQEAERLELRDPQQ